The stretch of DNA TTAAGAAAATATGTGGATGGAGGGGCAAACTTTTGAGCTATTGGCCAAAATTATCCTTCTACAAACTTGTATTGCTAGCATTCCTATGTATTTTATGTCCTTTATCAAATTTCCTAAATGGGATATTAAATCTATTACCTCACAAATAGCTcatttgggggggggggcaatttagGAGAAGATCATAAATATCATTTGCGAATTGGGGGCTTGTGTCCCAAAAGAAAAAGTATGGGGGTTTGGGTGTTCCTAGCTTGTTGGCTTCATGGACTAAATGATTCTTTTGTGGTGAGGATAAAAATTGGATTACCTTAGTAAATCACAAATATAAGACGAACAAATATAGCCTTCTTTGGGCTAAACCTAATACTGGATCCTCATTTTGGAAAGGGGTGACATGGGCTTTTGATGTTGTTTGCCCTTTCTTTAGATGGGAGTTGAGGGATGGGAAGCAGATTAGCTTTTGGCATGACACTTGGGCTGGGAACTTCACTTTAAAAACACAATTTTGCGATGTTTTTGATATTTGTCAGCAACAATCATGTTGTGTGGCTGAAGTCTGGAATGGCTGTGAGCTCAAGCTGACTTTTCGTAGATGTGTAGATCACGCCTTCCTATTTAAATGGGATGAGCTGCTTGTTGTGTTGGCTAGTCATCATATTAAGGATGAGCCTAATCATCCCATTTACTTGCCTGAGGCTTTTCCTGCTTACTTTGTTAGATCTTTTTATAACACCATCNNNNNNNNNNNNNNNNNNNNNNNNNNNNNNNNNNNNNNNNNNNNNNNNNNNNNNNNNNNNNNNNNNNNNNNNNNNNNNNNNNNNNNNNNNNNNNNNNNNNNNNNNNNNNNNNNNNNNNNNNNNNNNNNNNNNNNNNNNNNNNNNNNNNNNNNNNNNNNNNNNNNNNNCCCATCGATACCTAGTTTTTCTTGGCTGACTTATCATAACAAAATTCTTACACGCGACAGTAAACATAAGCCGGTTGACGGTCCCTCTTGTTTGCTTTGTAATGATATGGAATCGGGTCAGCATTTGTTTTTTGATTGTGTTGTGGCAAAAGAGATATGAAAAGTTGTCGCGGAAGCTTTAAATTTTCAAAAGTCTTGTAACTTGCATGATCTGTCTATGTCATGGAACAATGACAATAAGAAATCAGTGGTCGGTATCTCTTGTATAGTTGTTCTCTGAACCTTATGGGACACTCGGAATAATCTGTGTTTTCAGGGCACGGTTTGGGCAAGTGTCAAGCATCTATTGGGGAAAGCAAGCACTCTAATTCTTACTCAAACTCGATCTCAAGCGCTGTGGACAGTCATGCTGGCATTTTGCAGCCTCGTTTCATAAAAGTGAGGTGGGGGAAAACTCTTATATTAAAAAAAAAAGAGGATATGTGTGGTCCGACTAGATGCTCTTGGTTGCTTGTTTGATCACATTGGGTTCGGTATAGCAGGGAACAGAAATGCAGCGTGTTGGAGCTGTGCTCGGATTCGGACTGTCAAGAGACCGCGTCGCCGCGTTGCGTCGAGGGGGAGTTGGACCTCCTATACCTCGAAGCAACGAAAAGAAAAGAAGGGAACTCTTCCCTCCTATACTATAGCGGGTAGGAGTCGGACCCGATCGAGTCGGCGGAACAAATGCCCTGGAACTATATATACATACTACATACACATAGCGCATAGCGTTACAGACGccagccccctcccccctcccacacCACCAACGCCGTACCTAGCGCACAATCAACAATCCATCTTCCGTCCCTACTCCCGGCGATCGAGATGATGCAGTACGCCATGGATCCCTACGCGGGCGCCTTTGCTCGACCTCCGCCAACCGGCTTCTTAGGCGTCGGATCCTGTGCTCGGGCCGCCAACAGGCCTGCTCGTCGACCACCGCCTCCAGGCTTGTTCGGCATCGGATCTTGCTTCCGCCCGGCTGCCGACGTGCCAGCTCGTCGACCTCCGCCTCCCGGTTTCTTCGGTGCACGCTGTCCCAGGGTGCTCCCGCCAGCGCCGTGCGAGGTACCCATGCCACCAAAGTTCTCAAAGCCCACGGCGCCGGCACCAGCGCCGGTTTCctgcgtcgccgccgcctccacaaAGCTTCAGCGGCTGTGCCCTGACTACGCAGACGACATCGACCACAACCTCCGGTTGACAGAGAAGAACGCCGATGAGCGGCCGCTACCGGACTACCTGACGAAGGTGCAGCAGGATCGGGTGACCGAGTCAGCGCGCGCCTCCCTCGTCGGATGGATGGACAAGTTCGCCCGAGACCATGATCTCGCCGACGGCACGCTCCACCACGCCGTCGCCTACGTCGACCGGGTCCTGTCGGTGCGAGCCTTGACGACTGACAGTGGCTACGAGCTACGACTCCTGGGTGCCGCGGCCGTCTTTGTCGCCGCCAAATACGAGGACCGGAAAGCCGTGTGGAAGCTGAAGGCCGACCAGATCGCCAGGTACGGCGAGTTCGCCGCGGGCAAGGAGGTGCTCGACATGGAGCGCGAGATGGTGGAGGCGCTCGGGTACCAACTCGGCGGCCCCACGGCGCACACCTTCCTGGGCCACTTCATGAGGTACGCCGAGGGGGAGGACAAGACCAGGATCCTGCCATTGGCGACTCGCCTCGTTGATCACTCTCTGCTCAACTACACGTGCCTCCGCATCTTGCCGTCCGTCGTGGCGGCGTCCGCGATCTTCCTCGCGAGGCGGACCCTGAATCCGCCCGACGTCCTCGCGTGGAACACGGAGCTGACGGAGCTGACGGGTTACAACTGCTCG from Triticum dicoccoides isolate Atlit2015 ecotype Zavitan chromosome 6A, WEW_v2.0, whole genome shotgun sequence encodes:
- the LOC119318947 gene encoding cyclin-F2-2-like → MDPYAGAFARPPPTGFLGVGSCARAANRPARRPPPPGLFGIGSCFRPAADVPARRPPPPGFFGARCPRVLPPAPCEVPMPPKFSKPTAPAPAPVSCVAAASTKLQRLCPDYADDIDHNLRLTEKNADERPLPDYLTKVQQDRVTESARASLVGWMDKFARDHDLADGTLHHAVAYVDRVLSVRALTTDSGYELRLLGAAAVFVAAKYEDRKAVWKLKADQIARYGEFAAGKEVLDMEREMVEALGYQLGGPTAHTFLGHFMRYAEGEDKTRILPLATRLVDHSLLNYTCLRILPSVVAASAIFLARRTLNPPDVLAWNTELTELTGYNCSDMTACVLNMFFFSRSLICSPPS